TGACGCCCACGAGTCGCATTCCCGGACGGATACCGAGCTCTGCCGCGGGGGAACCGTCGACGACGGCGACGATCGTCGCCTCCTCCCCTTCCTGCCACGGAGAGGTTACCGCCCGCGCGGCGGCGCGTTCCCGAACTTCCTCCCCACCCACGAGGAGCGATGCGAGGACGAGCATGGCCACCGCCCGCGTCTCTTCGGCGGGAAAGAGAAGGATAACCGGCGAAACGAGTGCCCCTCCGGCAGCCATGCCGGCGCGCACGAGAAGTTCTGGACCGATGGGACCGCGTGCGGTACGCACCTGCAGGACCCAGGGAAGCACCGCCGGCCAGAGAAACCACGGGCTTTCCCCGGGGCTACCGGCAGAAGGAGCGAGGGACAACCACGCGGCGGGAATCACGAGCGGCAGGGCGAGGACGCCCTCGGCGACAAAGGCGGTCACCGCTCCACCTCGCGAATTCCGAAAGACGTACGGGCGCGCCGCGCCCCTCGGGTACACTAGGAGGAGCACCGCCTCTACGAGGAGGAGGGTGGAAAAGACGAGAACCTCCGTCTCCCCTTCGCGAAAGAGGGGAGGAAGGAGGCGGAATGCGGAAAGAGTCGCGGTGAGCGCCCACACGACGGAGGGGCGGAGCCAACGCAGGCGCAAGAAAGCCAAGAGGAGGGCGAGGGCGAGCGTACCGCAAAACACCGAGAAGTCGGAGGAAAAAGAAGGAGGTTGGGGAGAGCCGGAATCCGGAATGCCCTCGGAGAAGACCAGGGCATGTCCGGCGAAGAGAAAGGCGGCGACGGCCGCCCCCCCGAAAAGGGAGCCGAGAACCCCCCACAAGAGACGCGGTCTCCCGCGGCGGAGGCGTACGCCGGCAAAACGCCGCTCGCCTTCGACGGCCCGCGTGCACACGAGCCACCCTGCGGCGATCCAGATGAGAACGGAAAGCGTCGGCCAAAGAACGCTCCCCACCGGCCTCTCCCCTCCCTTCCCTTCTTTCTCCCCCGAAGACCCGTCGAAAACGAGGGCTCACGCGGCCCCAAGGCGCCGGCGAAGCGCCCTCAGCGCGCCGGAACCGGTTCTTGGGCGAGGACCTCGAGAGCCTTCTGCAGCTGAGGGTCATCGTCGGGATTTCGGATCTTTTGGTACAGGGCGTCCCAGAGCACCCCTTGCGTCGCCGGGTCGGCCTCCCCGCTCGCGGACAAACCGTGGTCCGCCTGAAACTTCCGGAGCGCCGCCGCCGTACCCGCATCAAAGTATCCGTCCTCGCGCCCCGGAGCGT
The Brockia lithotrophica DNA segment above includes these coding regions:
- a CDS encoding Cell division topological determinant MinJ yields the protein MGSVLWPTLSVLIWIAAGWLVCTRAVEGERRFAGVRLRRGRPRLLWGVLGSLFGGAAVAAFLFAGHALVFSEGIPDSGSPQPPSFSSDFSVFCGTLALALLLAFLRLRWLRPSVVWALTATLSAFRLLPPLFREGETEVLVFSTLLLVEAVLLLVYPRGAARPYVFRNSRGGAVTAFVAEGVLALPLVIPAAWLSLAPSAGSPGESPWFLWPAVLPWVLQVRTARGPIGPELLVRAGMAAGGALVSPVILLFPAEETRAVAMLVLASLLVGGEEVRERAAARAVTSPWQEGEEATIVAVVDGSPAAELGIRPGMRLVGVNGTPVRGPQDAYAALQGRPAYVKLELKDADGEILYRERGRYEGDLPLLGIVFAPRRFDPRRSAPPPEHGIALLRGFPSVRRAEAASGETPEVSPAPAPQPAQPPSGGIISEEWRG